CCTTCCCATAATTGACCGAGTTCCGTTTCCAATCGTGATCCGATCTCTTCCGCAGCCGCGGCTGCAACCTTGGATTCGCTGCGCCCTTCGATTTCAAAGTCTTCGATCACGATCGGTCGGGCGATCATGCTGGTGGGCGCCAATTCTCGCATCCGTCGCGAAAAAGCTTCCATGTCGGCGTCAAGCAAATCGTCGTGGTCTCGAACGGCGTTGACGAGCGGGATGACCACGCTGCCCTCACTTGCTTCGGCCAACATGCCAACCGATTGGCTGCGAAGTTGATCACGGCGCACGACCAGCAGGATGGCGGACGCGAGCGATATCGCTCGAGCCGCAACGGCCGCGATCTTTTGACGATCGTCGGTCGCTCCCGGCGCATCGACCATCATGTAGGGCATCCCGATCGGTTGCATGTGCTTCGCGTCGCAATGCAAGTACAGTTCGAATCGCGAATCCAAATCGGCGGGTGGACTCGGGCCGATCCAGACCAATTTCTCGGTGGCTTCGTCCACGTTGTTACCGCTGCGAATCGATGCTGCGACAGGCGATTGGCGTACCATTTGACGCACCAACCACGACTTGCCTTGTCCGGTCGCACCGACAATCGCCACCACGGTTGCACCCCGGTTGCGATCCTCCAAGATCATGCGTCTCGCTTCGGCGTGTTCATCGCAAAGCTCGAGTACCTCACGCCCCGCCGGGCTGTCGGCCAGCACATGGCTTGCACTCTGTCGAACGCGGCGCAGGAAATGATCCCCCGGTTGATGGGTCCATCGGTCTTCTCCGGTTGAGTCGATGGAATCCAGAGGGACATGATTGGATTTAGGTTGCACGAGCAGAACCTTCACTACGAGGCAGACGCTGCTTCAATTCTTCTCGAAACTCGTCTCGTATACGATACACTGCCAAGGTTGGCCCGACCGCCTCTCGACGAACAATCTGAGAAAGCGGCAGGGTCACGTTCGACTGGCTGACTTTGATGGTGACGGGTTCTTCCAGTCGGTTGACACCCAGCGAATCACTCAGTGCTGCATGAAAGTCGGCCAATTGTTGCTTGGCCGCTTGTTGGCCCACGTTTCGGGTGTTCGCACCACCGGCCCAGAGTGCGGATAACGTGGTCAAGCCGAGGGCGGCAAACAGTTCGGGAATCGATGCGGATGCAAGCACCATGGTTCCACCAAAGTCGATCGGTATCATCAACACACCGCCAAATGCTGCCAACATGGCCGCCAGCGGCGTCAATCCCGCAGCCAATTTCTTGTGCATGGGAACCTCGGCCCACATCTGGCGAACGGCTTCATCGAGCCTTCGTGGGTCGAGGCTGGTGAAGTCGTCTCGTCCAAACCGCGAGATCGCTGCTTCGGATGCTTCCGTCAACCGTTTGATATCCGGATCGACTTCGTCGCCAAACCAATGGGGTAACGAACTGGTGCCACCGAACCGATCGATCGCGACGTTCAAACGTTCCGGTGTCATCAATCCACCGTACTCGCCACGACGGAATTTATCCTTGATCTCCGTTGCCGTTCGTTGTGCGAGCGCCGACGGAGTCAGTTGGCGAATGAAATCTCCTGCACCGCCAAGTATCCGCCGCATCCTCGCATTCATCCGTACTCCCCAACGAGCGTACCAGGGCGCCGTGATTGCAAACGACTCGGAAAGCTGGCGGACGATGCGTTCGGATTGGTGCAATCTTAACTCGATCACTTCGCCACCGACCTGGCGATGCGCAAAGAATTCGAGCGCTGCCTGCATCAAGCAATGTTGAGCCTTCGTCGTCGCCGCGATCGACTTGTCCGCATCTTGATCGATCAGGGTCAGCCCACGGTTCCAAATCACCGCGCGCAGACTCGATTGCAAGGCAATTCGGAATTTCTCAAACAGTTGTGCTCGATCTAGCCGACTCGGTAGCGCTTGTAGCAAGCGTTCCTTGGGAATGGCCGCTGGCGGATTGTTGTCGGGATTCGATGTCACGGAAAAGAACACCGGTAACAGTTCCGCATCTGGGTCGATTGCGACTGATGGGGTGGATTCATCGACGGTCGGAATAAACGGACGGCTTGCGGGGACGTCAAAGTCGTAGGCTGCATAGATCGTTTCAATGCCGTACGTTTTGCTTAGCGACGAGAACGTTTCGTACACTTGATCCGGTGTTTGCCGAGGGCGAACCTTGTTGACCGCTAACATCCTCGGGACTCCCGGCATCAGATCCGATGCAATTCGCAGTAAATCACCAAGGGTTGCATCGCGAGACGATTCAGCGGATGTGACGATCAAAAAAGCGGAACAGAGCGCCGCGGCTCGTCCCAACAACTCACGTCGGATCTCAGGGGATCCCAGACCGAACGCTTCGTCCGAAACGATGTCAGGGCAATCCAACAACCCAACTCCCGCTTCGTCCAAACCCGAATCGGTAGCGATCAGAGGGACGCCGAGTGAATCCGCATTGCCACCTTGATTGTTGTATTGGCGATGAGCGTCACGCGGGTCCTCCGCCAACATCTCGGGGGGATTGCCGATAGCGTCGCCAATGCGGCTGAGCAGCAGTCCCCAAAGCTCGGCGTCCTGTTGCCATTGTTTGGGGAGCCATAACACGAAGCGATGTGTGCCTTGATCATTACTAGGCCCGCGAAGTGTTCGCGTTCGTCCGGCTTCGCTCAGGTAGGTCGCCACCAAGCTCGTTTTGCCACTATTGAGCATTCCTGCAACCGCGACGACAGGCCAATTGACCAATTGTGATGCGGAATGCACTTGTCGGCCGCAGGCAAGGATGTCGTGGACCACCGAGGCGTCGACCCGCCGAACCGATGCCAAGTAGCTCTCGCGCGACTCGGCGGGGAAGCTGCACTGTGCCGCGGCCCGTCGGTCGTCGTCTTCAAGTAACGACAGCAAGCCCGGCCAGTCGATCGGCTGTTCTTCGATTTTGCGTCGTTTACCAAACATGAAAAGTACTAAGAACGTGTCTTGAAAAGCGGCACGACCTCCCTACGAAGGGAGAACCGGTTCGATAGGCTTGGTGAGGGTCGGTCCGTCAAAAACATTTTGCCACCAACGCATCGCGTCCGCATTGGACCAATGGTCGTGGTCTCGACAATGTCGAAGTGTATCAGCGAGGTCGGCCATCGACATAGGGCGCTCCGCCGCATCTTTTCGCAAGCAGCTCATCAGCACGTTCTGTAGATCCTCTGGCAAGTCCGCTCCTGTTCGCTCGGACGGCCGCAGGGGGGCCTCGTTGAGCTGTTTCAGACAAATGTCGACCGACGGTCCGCTGTCGTACATGGGGAGCCCCGTCAGTAGTGCGTAGCCAACCGCGCCGACCGAATACAGATCACTGCGTGCATCGGCCGAGGATGCATCGCGAACCGACTCGGGCGACATGTACATCGGCGTGCCGGTGATTGAATCCGTTTGCGTCAATTCCGTCGTTTCACGTGAGATCTCTTTAACCAGTCCAAAATCGAGTACCTTCACCATGTCGTAGATCCCCGCCTGGGCCGTCAGGAAGACATTCGATGGTTTGATATCGCGATGGACGATCCCGTGATGATGGGCCTCGGACAACGAGCCGCAAATCTGCAACAGGATTGCAATCACCCGATCTGCCGGTTGCCGACCATAATCATCGATCAGTTCTTGCAGCGTGATGCCGTGCAAAAACTCCATCACATAGTAAAACGTTCCTTCATCGCTGCGGCCGTAGTCGTAGATCGCGATCGTGTTGGGATGTCGCAATTGGGCGGTTAATTGGACTTCGCGGGCGAACCGCGATGCGGTGGTCGATGTCCATTTGTCCCCTTCGAGTACTTTGATCGCGACCTGGCGACGAAGCAATTCATGCGAGCCTGAATAAACGGTTCCCATCGCTCCATGACCAATCCGTTGATTCAGTTGGTACCTGCCGAGTTGGCGGCTTTCAAGCTTTGGTCCCAACCGCTTTGTCAACCAGGGAGTCAGCATCACCGAGCCGATCAGCCCGGCGGTGGTCGCAACCCACAACCCGATGGCCACCCATAGGGTCCAACGCAACCAACGCAGCGGCGCATAGACGTCGGCAACCTCCATTTCCGTTGCCACACCGAGTGCTTGCTCGGGTAACCATCGCCAAGCGCCGATCACTTGGATGCCGCGAAAGTCACGGTATCCCGACACATTTTCGCCCGTTGCCCCCCGTGTCGCTTGGTCCGCCATCTCGGTCAGAGGCCAATCGGAAACCTTGTCCGTGATTCGCCCACCGCGTGTCAAATCCGCACCGGGGTCTCGTAGTTGAACACTCAGAATGCTGGTCGACGACGGTTCCTCGCCAATCAGTCCGATGCGTCGGAGCTCTGGTTGGTGTCGAGAGGGGCTAAGCATCACAGCTTGCCGGTCAAATGCATAAGTGGAGCAAGCCGTGTCCTCATTCACCGTAGGCATGACTTGGCGGAACTCGTCGTGAGGGTCTACCAGCCATGCTAAACTGCCCAGGACCCGAGCTTCCTCGGTGATCGGAACCAGAACCGCGATCACGGGAGCCTTTGCTTGAGAGAGCCGACCCGAACGCGTTAAGGCGACGGGGCAACGAAATGGCCGCGTTACAGAGGGCTTTCGCTGTATGATCTTCTCAAATGCATCGGTTGGCAACGGAAGATTGACGGAATCGAGTGAACCAAGATCACTGTGGAGCACGCGTCCATCGATATTGAGCAGCGCCCAGCAGACGCATTGATCGTCGATCGGGTGCATCGCCATCGATGCCACCAGGGACTCCACGTCCGTCGCTTCCTCCTCAGCGACCGGTGATGACACTTGCGGCTGCTGACGATTGAGAATCGCAACCGCTGTCCGTTGAACGTCCGGTTGCGTTGCAACGGCCAACGCCTCGACCAGGCGTTGATTTTGCCAATGTTGCATCGAATCAATACTCGACTGCAATCGGACGCGAAGCGATCGGCGTGTCATTTGTTGCATCGAGTGGCGAACAGCGACATCGAGACAGCCAAGCAAGAGGGTCGCAATTCCAGAGAGCAGGATAAGAGAGATCAGCACGGACTGCCAAGAGCGACCGAACGCCCCATGAATAGCAGTGCGGAATTGGGACAACGGGCGGTGGGACAAGGGAAGCATTGTGAAATGGAGTGGTGAAGGAAGAACGACTACCTGAATTCTAGCATTTCGCAGTGGGGATCGCATCGCGGCTAAGTCACGGCCTCTGGGTAGGTGAGGTCAAGGCGAATTGGCGCAGAGACGTGGGATCGGTTACGC
This is a stretch of genomic DNA from Novipirellula artificiosorum. It encodes these proteins:
- a CDS encoding serine/threonine-protein kinase, producing MTRRSLRVRLQSSIDSMQHWQNQRLVEALAVATQPDVQRTAVAILNRQQPQVSSPVAEEEATDVESLVASMAMHPIDDQCVCWALLNIDGRVLHSDLGSLDSVNLPLPTDAFEKIIQRKPSVTRPFRCPVALTRSGRLSQAKAPVIAVLVPITEEARVLGSLAWLVDPHDEFRQVMPTVNEDTACSTYAFDRQAVMLSPSRHQPELRRIGLIGEEPSSTSILSVQLRDPGADLTRGGRITDKVSDWPLTEMADQATRGATGENVSGYRDFRGIQVIGAWRWLPEQALGVATEMEVADVYAPLRWLRWTLWVAIGLWVATTAGLIGSVMLTPWLTKRLGPKLESRQLGRYQLNQRIGHGAMGTVYSGSHELLRRQVAIKVLEGDKWTSTTASRFAREVQLTAQLRHPNTIAIYDYGRSDEGTFYYVMEFLHGITLQELIDDYGRQPADRVIAILLQICGSLSEAHHHGIVHRDIKPSNVFLTAQAGIYDMVKVLDFGLVKEISRETTELTQTDSITGTPMYMSPESVRDASSADARSDLYSVGAVGYALLTGLPMYDSGPSVDICLKQLNEAPLRPSERTGADLPEDLQNVLMSCLRKDAAERPMSMADLADTLRHCRDHDHWSNADAMRWWQNVFDGPTLTKPIEPVLPS